A segment of the Oleidesulfovibrio alaskensis DSM 16109 genome:
GCCAGCTCCACAAGATCGTGGGCGCGTTCCTTGTACAGGCCCGCCGCAACAGTCAGAAAAGCTGCATCAATCTGGCCGTATCCCGTTTCTGCCAGAAAAGGCCGCACAAGACCGGCCAGCTGGTCGTCGGGAGTTTCCCTGATGTACTGACCGTTAAGCCACTGCAGCTTTTCCGGATCGAATCCCGCAGCGGAACGCGACAGATTATCAGTGGAGAACTTCTCTATCAGCTCATCCAGCGAAAATTTTTCCTGATCTCCGTATGACCAGCCGAGCCGTACCAGATAGTTCACAAGCGCCTGAGGCAGCAGGCCGGTTTCTTTATAATCTATAACCGCCTTGGCCCCGTGCCGCTTGGAAAGCTTCTGTCTGTCCGGCCCCAGAATCATGGGCACATGGCCGAATTCCGGCACGGGCAGTCCCAGAGCTTCGTACAGCAGAATCTGCTTGGGGGTGTTGTTCACATGGTCGTCGCCGCGCAGCACATGTGTTACGCCCATGGTGGCATCGTCCACCACCACGGCAAGGTTGTATGTGGGCGAACCGTCGGCCCGCCGGATGATCATGTCGTCCAGCTCGCTGTTATCAAAGGCTATGGTGCCCTTTACCAGATCGGTAAACACCGTCTTGCCGGTAAGCGGCGCCTTCAGCCGCACCACGCGGCCTTCACCGCCCTGCAGGCCGCGCTCGCGGCAGCGGCCGTTGTATTTGGGCTTCAGCCCGCGGGCCCGCGCGGTTTCACGCATGGCTTCCACTTCTTCGGGCGAACATTCGCACCAGTAGGCCTTGCCCTCTGCCAGCAGCCTGTCGATGTACTCGTTGTACAGGTCAAAACGGCGGCTCTGGTAGACAGGCTCGCCGTCCCAGTCCAGCCCCAGCCATGCCATGGAAGCCAGAATGGAGTCTGTGTACTCCTGCTTCGAGCGTTCCATGTCGGTATCTTCGATACGCAGCACAAATTCACCGCCGAAATGGCGGGCCAGCAGCCAGCTGAACACGGCGGTGCGTGCACCGCCGAGGTGCAGATGCCCCGTAGGGCTGGGAGCAAATCGCGTTACAACCTTGCTCATGATGCTTCCTTGGTGCGCTCTGCGAACAGAGCGCCGTTGGACGGGGCGGCGCGCCCCGCGGCTAAATATGTAAAAGGGCGAACACCATGTCCGCCTGAAAAAATACCTGCTTCGGGCTCGCAGCGCCCGGGCGTTTTACGTACTTGCTAACCGGTACCGTGTCAAACGGCAAAGGCGGCGCAGAATCTCTGCGCCGCCGGTACAGCAGCGTTGACGCGCGCCGGCCAGATGCCGGCCAAATGCGGTCAGATGTCGGCCAGTTGTCGGCCAGATGCCAGACAGACGCCGGACAGCGCCCGGTCCGTCACAACACAGTGACGGTGCTTTTGCGCAGCCAGTCCGCAGGGTGATAAGTCAGTTTTGCCTTACGCAGACCCTCGTCGCCCAGATCCTGCTCGCGGTTCACATATGTATATCCTGTGCCCTCATGCTCAACAAAAATCTGATTGATTGCCTGATACACCCCGCGATACTCCGAACGCGCCTTTTCAAAATGCACCACCAGAGTATCGTCTGTCAGTGCTTCGCCCACGGTATAGGCCACCATCACATCATTGACATACAGCGCACCGCCCTTCAATCCGGGTATGGTGTCCCAGTATTCCAG
Coding sequences within it:
- the gltX gene encoding glutamate--tRNA ligase, giving the protein MSKVVTRFAPSPTGHLHLGGARTAVFSWLLARHFGGEFVLRIEDTDMERSKQEYTDSILASMAWLGLDWDGEPVYQSRRFDLYNEYIDRLLAEGKAYWCECSPEEVEAMRETARARGLKPKYNGRCRERGLQGGEGRVVRLKAPLTGKTVFTDLVKGTIAFDNSELDDMIIRRADGSPTYNLAVVVDDATMGVTHVLRGDDHVNNTPKQILLYEALGLPVPEFGHVPMILGPDRQKLSKRHGAKAVIDYKETGLLPQALVNYLVRLGWSYGDQEKFSLDELIEKFSTDNLSRSAAGFDPEKLQWLNGQYIRETPDDQLAGLVRPFLAETGYGQIDAAFLTVAAGLYKERAHDLVELAAAMKPVLCADDALEFDAKAVEKALTAEGRGHLAALRQALAACADFDGHTAHEVLQRYVADNGLKFKAVGPPLRVALLGAMGGPDLSAVMGLLGRERTLARLDRAAAL